In one Bacillus thuringiensis genomic region, the following are encoded:
- a CDS encoding serine hydrolase, which translates to MKKTIVCAVIVGIFVLLISGNFLVKKVWSSNNDDAQYIASFIEEHKDEKNSALLVKRNDKVVYSVNPNVVLPVASTMKLIIALEYTKQVTEGKIDSSSFVSINDVNRYYVPNTDGGAQDRWQRYLEKKGKITEGAVSLEEVAKGMVKFSSNANAEYLMEVLGLDNINRNLQSLSLPAHQPLFPIVSSLYIPGYLHKELHVPKYKIEKKLKEMSQEQYREYAMIIHERLKKKGPLLQKEIPLYLEERYDKIWSDRLPAASANDYMVLLQKANHKGGLTEAEEKVWANIVETDMSAKKYRKTFRHAGQKNGYTPWTVTKAVYAMDKRGNCTEIVFLANNLNEDDSAEIRKHLANLHFQVLQSDKYDATFIK; encoded by the coding sequence TTGAAAAAAACTATAGTATGCGCAGTGATTGTGGGTATTTTCGTTTTGCTAATATCGGGTAACTTTTTAGTGAAAAAAGTGTGGAGTTCAAATAATGATGATGCACAGTATATTGCATCTTTTATTGAAGAACATAAAGATGAAAAAAATAGTGCACTTCTAGTAAAGAGAAATGATAAAGTTGTTTATTCTGTAAATCCAAATGTTGTATTACCAGTTGCTAGTACGATGAAATTGATTATAGCGCTTGAATATACGAAACAAGTTACGGAAGGGAAAATTGATTCTTCTAGTTTCGTTTCCATTAATGATGTGAATCGGTATTATGTACCGAATACAGATGGTGGTGCGCAAGATAGATGGCAAAGGTACTTGGAAAAGAAAGGAAAGATAACTGAAGGAGCGGTTTCTTTAGAAGAAGTAGCAAAAGGAATGGTTAAGTTTAGTTCAAATGCAAATGCTGAGTACTTAATGGAAGTGTTAGGATTAGATAATATTAATCGGAATTTACAAAGTTTATCACTTCCTGCACATCAACCACTATTTCCAATCGTTTCATCTTTGTATATCCCGGGATATTTGCATAAAGAATTACATGTTCCAAAATATAAAATAGAGAAAAAGTTAAAAGAAATGTCTCAAGAGCAATATCGTGAATATGCGATGATTATTCATGAACGCTTAAAGAAGAAGGGACCATTATTACAGAAGGAAATTCCGCTTTATTTAGAGGAACGTTACGACAAAATTTGGTCAGATAGATTACCAGCAGCTTCTGCAAATGATTATATGGTATTACTTCAAAAGGCAAACCATAAAGGTGGCTTGACAGAAGCTGAAGAAAAAGTGTGGGCAAATATCGTTGAAACAGACATGAGTGCCAAGAAATACCGTAAAACATTTAGACATGCTGGGCAAAAAAATGGTTATACGCCATGGACAGTTACAAAAGCAGTTTATGCAATGGATAAACGCGGGAACTGTACAGAAATAGTGTTCTTAGCAAATAATTTAAATGAAGATGACAGCGCAGAAATACGGAAACATTTAGCAAACTTACATTTTCAAGTGTTGCAAAGTGATAAGTATGATGCGACTTTTATTAAATAA